A genomic stretch from Vanrija pseudolonga chromosome 6, complete sequence includes:
- the YVC1_0 gene encoding Calcium channel YVC1, translated as MTTPASGTGAEASGAVVVSTTTVETTTLAAPSSPLVGAGFDPEDEGTSVFELVHTLHATITAAIDTPMTWDELKSPSVNYTLVKPIVQRFKPTEDDDDDNDGHSLGGVLYAIFANRVQFINLADEDLSYAPLQSSRALFCELLAIKILRTSPTVQDEAELCSELVRAWSALEGAPDTVIASLHDGERLVKTRTSALDLAIVSGSKKFLSQPLVQHLITLIYDGDLIYSPVSSHALIADSLSNPAPKRRRRGITSTEEHEEEEEESQPVEVYAYNPYKAGWLDYQRLRVPRWRRWIEFLSLTILITLFLLTLSTRRVRHPIHFTNVEILFIAYTFGFILDEFAASKEHGLAVYLASVWNTFDLTFIGIFLTYLFLRLRSLATHDPATADLGYDILSLGACILFPRLAFILIQDNVVLLALRGMIATFFGFMALIAIAFSGIFFCLWTMGKEKQIRTGRIFGLMFSTWFGGSSSVFGFERVPPEEIHPTLGPGVLFAYALLCGLFLVPMLTSLLSNKFSAVRSNANEEYLFQRVVTTVEGVKSDAIFSYLPPFNIAALVILLPLGEFASPQTLHNVNVFLIRLTNFPLLFLISAYERSRYRALRRAVRLGERGVHPEYKNSWTDTFLGGGAQSVIRAAFEVAPPVVKQETPPASESPSKAGADVKPGKDTLAPAAKNGKDKAAPPPLPLAASKPAGRPLESPLGRLFRQERSGATVTVTAEEWAEVRDSQKRLEEMLDKLLAVSGAAK; from the exons ATGACCACCCCGGCCTCAGGCACTGGCGCTGAGGCgtctggcgccgtcgtcgtctcgacCACCACGGTCGAGACAACGACGCTCGCggcaccttcctcgccgctcgtcggcgcaggCTTCGACCCAGAGGACGAAGGCACCTCGGTCTTTGAGCTGGTACACACGCTCCACGCTACCATCACTGCGGCCATCGACACGCCCATGACGTGGGACGAGCTCAAGTCGCCCAGCGTCAACTACACGCTCGTCAAGCCCATTGTGCAGCGCTTCAAgccgaccgaggacgacgacgacgataaCGACGGCcactcgctcggcggcgtcctctACGCCATCTTTGCCAACCG TGTCCAGTTCATCAACCTcgcggacgaggacctcTCGTACGCGCCGCTCCAGTCCTCGCGCGCCCTGTTCtgcgagctcctcgcca TCAAGATCCTCCGCACGAGCCCAACGGTgcaggacgaggccgagctctgCAGCGAGCTTGTGCGTGCGTGGAgtgcgctcgagggcgcTCCGGACACCGTCATTGCCTCGCTGCATGACGGCGAGCGTCTTGTCAAGACCcgcacgtcggcgctcgacctcgccatcgTGTCTGGCTCCAAGAAGTTCCTCTCCCAGCCCCTGGTGCAGCACCTCATCACCCTCATCTACGATGGTGATCTCATCTACTCGCCCGTGTCGAGCCACGCCCTCATCGCCGACTCGCTCTCCAATCCCGCTCCTaagcgccgtcgtcgcggtatCACCAGcaccgaggagcacgaggaggaggaggaggaaagCCAGCCAGTCGAGGTGTACGCCTACAATCCTTAcaaggctggctggctcgacTACCAGCGCCTCAGAGTcccgcgctggcgccgctggaTCGAGTTCCTCTCGCTTACCATCCTCATCACGCTCTTCCTCCTGACCCTGTCGA cccgccgcgtccgccacCCTATCCACTTCACCAACGTCGAAATCCTCTTCATTGCGTACACGTTTGGCTTTATCCTCGACGAGTTTGCCGCCTCCAAGGAGCACGGTCTCGCCGTGTACCTCGCGTCCGTGTGGAACACGTTTGACCTGACGTTTATCGGCATCTTCCTCACGTATCTCTTCCTTCGCCTGAGATCGCTCGCGACGCACGACCCGGCGACCGCGGATCTCGGCTACGATATCctgtcgctcggcgcgtgtATCCTCTTCCCGCGTCTGGCGTTCATCCTGATCCAGGACAAtgtcgtgctcctcgcccttcggGGCATGATCGCCACGTTCTTCGGCTTCATGGccctcatcgccatcgcGTTCAGCGGCATCTTCTTCTGTCTCTGGACCATgggcaaggagaagcagATCCGCACCGGCCGCATCTTTGGCCTCATGTTCTCGACCTGGTTtggcggctcgtcgagcgtctttGGTTTTGAGCGCGTCCCGCCCGAGGAGATCCACCCGACCCTTGGCCCCGGCGTCCTCTTCGCCTATGCGCTTCTCTGCGGTCTCTTCCTCGTTCCCATGCTCACGTCCCTCCTGTCCAACAAGTTCTCGGCAGTCCGGTCCAACGCCAACGAGGAGTACCTCTTCCAGCGTGTCGTCACCACGGTTGAAGGTGTCAAGTCGGACGCCATCTTCTCGTACCTGCCGCCATTCAACATTGCCGCGCTGGTTATTCTCCTGCCTCTGGGTGAATTCGCCAGCCCACAGACCCTCCACAACGTCAACGTCTTCCTCATCCGCCTGACG AACTTCCCCCTTCTCTTCCTCATCTCCGCCTACGAGCGCTCTCGCTACCGTGCGCTCCGCCGtgccgtccgcctcggcgagcgcggcgtgcaccCCGAGTACAAGAACAGCTGGACCGA CACCTTCCTTGGCGGCGGAGCCCAGAGCGTCATCCGCGCTGCCTTTGAGGTTGCGCCACCCGTGGTCAAGCAGGAGACGCCGCCTGCGTCCGAGAGCCCCTCCAaggctggcgccgacgtcaagcCTGGCAAGGATACGCTTGCGCCAGCGGCCAAGAAtggcaaggacaaggctgcgccgcctcctctccctcttGCCGCGTCCAAGCCGGCCGGCCGTCCACTCGAGTCGCCTCTTGGCAGGCTGTTCCGCCAAGAGCGCAGCGGTGCGACGGTCACTGTCACTGCGGAGGAGTGGGCCGAGGTCCGCGACTCGCagaagcgcctcgaggagatGCTTGACAAGCTCCTCGCGGTGAGCGGGGCCGCCAAGTAA
- the DLD gene encoding D-lactate dehydrogenase [cytochrome], mitochondrial, producing MFSRAALPLRASVRSSTASSLRSAPRLQARQTFRFQSTQSGRPTPEEQAKARKSLASATAFLNIALILSAGAAGFAIASTFVQPAFAPTLIDSGVAIRLQDLNQPKYGTPTAYRSAIAEIQELWKSRNKEDSVSTDEDDLSAHGISDWSYHEAHRPTVVVWVDSTSEVQDLVRIAQKYRIPITPFAGGTSLEGHYSSPYGGISIDLSRLDKVVSLSVADGEAVVQAGVKWDEFNEQLKKDGVKLFFPLDPGPGATIGGMAGTGCSGTNAVRYGTAKAEWFINFTVVLPTGEVIKTRSNARKSSAGWDATKLFIGAEGSLGIITEATIRLAPALPTKVAIVNFPSVEEAVRAATEVVNEGYPVQCVEYLDGRTIRAINLGGLAGRSYPETDTLFFKFQGSEAIMKETAKAVKDLTSKHGGKGFEFSRTDKEAADLWEGRKAALWSVLALRPDGRVWTTDVCVPISKLPRLVQETSEDFEKRGLEACHFGHVGDGNVHSLALFSNDDELHRVKEAVHDMVERAIRLGGTCTGEHGVGIGKIEYLDTELGEGTVNLMETVKRTIDPHNLFNPGKIYPHIRPPHANDSKK from the exons ATGTTTTCTCGTGCCGCCCTTCCCTTGCGCGCATCGGTGCGCTCCAGCACAGCTAGCAGCTTGCGGTCTGCGCCCCGCCTGCAGGCTCGCCAGACGTTCCGCTTCCAGTCGACGCAGTCTGGCCGTCCCACCCCCGAGGAGCAGGCAAAGGCCCGCAAGTCGCTGGCGAGCGCTACCGCCTTCCTGAACATTGCGCTCATCCTCAGCGCCGGAGCCGCCGGTTTCGCCATTGCGAGCACTTTTGTCCAGCCCGCGTTCGCGCCCACCCTTATTGACTCGGGCGTCGCCATCAGGCTCCAGGACCTCAACCAGCCCAAGTACGGCACCCCCACTGCGTACCGCAGCGCCATTGCCGAGATCCAGGAGCTGTGGAAGTCGCGCAACAAGGAGGACAGCGTCAGcacggacgaggacgacctcaGCGCCCACGGCATCTCAGACTGGTCGTACCATGAGGCTCACCGCCCGACTGTCGTCGTCTGGGTCGACTCGACCTCCGAGGTCCAGGACCTTGTGCGCATCGCCCAGAAGTACCGCATCCCCATCACGCCCTTTGCGGGCGGTACCTCTTTGGAGGGCCACTACAGCTCG CCTTACGGCGGTATCTCGATCGACCTGTCGCGTCTCGACAAGGTGGTCAGCCTGAGCGTGgctgacggcgaggccgtcgttCAGGCCGGTGTCAAGTGGGACGAGTTCaacgagcagctcaagaagGACGGCGTCAAGCTCTTCTTCCCTCTCGACCCTGGACCCGGCGCCACGATCGGCGGCATGGCCGGTACCGGCTGCTCGGGCACCAACGCTGTCCGCTACGGTACTGCCAAGGCCGAGTGGTTCATCAACTTCACTGTTGTTCTCCCCACCGGCGAGGTGATCAAGACCCGCTCCAACGCCCGCAAGTCGAGCGCCGGTTGGGACGCGACCAAGCTCTTCATTGGTGCCGAGGGCTCGCTCGGTATTATCACCGAGGCGACCATCCGTCTCGCCCCCGCCCTGCCTACCAAGGTCGCCATTGTCAACTTCCCCAGTGTTGAGGAGGCTGTCCGTGCTGCCACCGAGGTTGTCAACGAGGGCTACCCTGTTC AGTGCGTCGAGTACCTCGACGGCCGTACCATCCGCGCcatcaacctcggcggcctcgcgggcaGGTCGTACCCCGAGACGGACACGCTCTTCTTCAAGTTCCAGGG CTCCGAGGCCATCATGAAGGAGAcggccaaggccgtcaaggacCTGACGTCCAAgcacggcggcaagggcttCGAGTTCTCGCGTACGGACAAGGAGGCTGCGGACCTGTGGGAGGGCCGCAAGGCTGCCCTGTGGTCGGTTCTCGCTCTTCGCCCTGACGGTCGCGTGTGGACGACCGACGTGTGTGTTCCCATCTCCAAGCTCCCGCGCCTGGTGCAGGAGACGTCGGAGGACTTTGAGaagcgcggcctcgaggcatGCCACTTCGGCCACGTCGGTGACGGCAACGtccactcgctcgccctcttctccaacgacgacgagctccacCGCGTCAAGGAGGCAGTCCACGACATGGTTGAGCGTGCCATCCGCCTCGGAGGAACCTGcaccggcgagcacggcgtcggtaTCGGAAAGATCGAGTACCTCGACACCGAGCTCGGTGAGGGTACCGTCAACCTCATGGAGACGGTCAAGCGCACTATCGACCCCCACAACCTGTTCAACCCCGGAAAGATCTACCCCCACATTAGGCCGCCCCACGCCAACGACTCCAAGAAGTAG